A window of Acinonyx jubatus isolate Ajub_Pintada_27869175 chromosome E4, VMU_Ajub_asm_v1.0, whole genome shotgun sequence contains these coding sequences:
- the PBXIP1 gene encoding pre-B-cell leukemia transcription factor-interacting protein 1 isoform X5 has protein sequence MVLILAPEVTLVAATAPSGTPATMASCPDSDNSWVLAGSEGLPVETLGPESRTDPEPEKAPQAPRSHFEAAADELAGAVNGEETPFQTESPQCGPVLPEKTEAKGVLEGDGCATKPPGLGDMVVQRDLEEAPVVAGPEDTRDTQDLEGHSPPQSLPSSPNAGRASEDRPGGLGQGPSLCLSLRSPHCLLPTGSPAWPVEEAHRSSSEDDTDADVEAEGLRRRRGREPSTPRPVAALRVEGQARGEGAGGEPGLSPNMCLLGALVLLGLGILLFCGGLSEFDSGPTEEAQPQAFPDTGSDAEDGLGQPLQASAPPDRVPSLQSMALLLDKLAKENQDIRLLQAQLQAQKEELQSLVRQPRELEEENARLRGALRRGEAAQRTLESELQRLRAGCVRGPDGVCVPWSRGSLGSGVSGEREPGPGLPEQQERLEAEAQALRRELERQRRLLGAVRQDLEQSLSGAGRGDLAELGRRLAQQLQGLEKWGQHPGVGANASGAGHRGPRSQSPREWSGKEKQRGGQGDRSAEPRRHKKEGSGRERKNWGGEGREMAEGWGEGKPQGAEWGSRKDTRRQGPEEPPRRSGSPHPPEGQQHPQREEGASDGRGHPARAPAPWAELLRRKYRAPQGCSGVRECARQEGLAFGAELAPVRRQELASLLTTYLARLPWAGQLTQELPLSPAYFGEDGIFRHDRLRFRDFVDALEDSLEEVAVRQTGDDDEVDDFEGFIFSHFFGDKALKKRSGKKDRHFRSPRRG, from the exons ATGGTGTTGATTCTGGCCCCTGAGGTGACCTTG GTGGCAGCCACAGCCCCCTCGGGGACCCCAGCAACCATGGCTTCCTGCCCAGACTCTGACAACAGCTGGGTGCTTGCCGGCTCAGAG ggcctgcCCGTGGAGACCTTGGGCCCAGAATCCAGGACGGACCCAGAACCCGAGAAAGCTCCCCAGGCCCCTCGGAGCCACTTCGAGGCAGCTGCTGATGAACTAGCTGGGGCCGTGAATGGAGAAG AGACCCCCTTCCAGACTGAAAGTCCCCAGTGCGGTCCCGTTCTGCCAGAGAAGACCGAGGCCAAG GGTGTCCTGGAAGGTGACGGTTGTGCCACGAAGCCCCCCGGCCTGGGAGACATGGTGGTCCAGAGAGACTTGGAGGAGGCCCCTGTGGTGGCAGGCCCAGAAGACACACGAGACACGCAGGACCTGGAGGGTCACAGCCCCCCACAGAGCCTGCCTTCATCTCCCAACGCAG GCCGGGCATCTGAAGACCGCCCAGGTGGACTGGGGCAGGGTCCctcactatgtctctctctgcgGTCGCCTCACTGCCTCCTGCCCACTGGTTCTCCAGCCTGGCCCGTGGAGGAGGCCCACCGCTCCAGCAGTGAGGACGACACAGACGCAGACGTGGAGGCAGAGGGGCTGCGGAGGCGGCGGGGCCGGGAGCCCAGCACCCCCCGGCCCGTGGCGGCCCTGCGCGTGGAGGGCCAGGCCCGCGGCGAGGGCGCGGGCGGGGAGCCGGGCCTCTCCCCCAACATGTGTCTCCTTGGGGCCCTGGTTCTGCTGGGCCTGGGAATCCTGCTCTTCTGCG GTGGCCTCTCGGAGTTTGACAGCG GGCCCACGGAGGAAGCACAGCCGCAGGCCTTCCCAGACACCGGCTCGGATGCGGAG GATGGACTGGGGCAGCCGCTGCAGGCCTCAGCACCCCCCGACAGGGTGCCCAGCCTGCAGAGCATGGCCCTCCTGCTGGACAAGCTGGCCAAGGAGAACCAGGACATTCGGCTGCTTCAGGCCCAGCTCCAG GCCCAGAAGGAGGAGCTTCAGAGCCTGGTGCGCCAGCCCCGAGAGCTGGAAGAGGAGAACGCGCGGCTGCGGGGGGCCCTGCGGCGGGGCGAGGCCGCCCAGCGCACCCTGGAGTCCGAGCTGCAGCGGCTGCGGGCCGGCTGCGTGCGGGGCCCAGACGGGGTGTGCGTCCCCTGGAGCAGAGGCTCTCTGGGCAGCGGGGTCTCCGGGGAGCGGGAGCCAGGCCCTGGCCTCCCTGAGCAGCAGGAACGGCTGGAGGCGGAGGCCCAGGCATTAAGGCGCGAGTTGGAGAGGCAGCGGCGGCTGCTGGGGGCGGTGCGGCAGGACCTGGAGCAGAGCTTGAGCGGTGCGGGCCGAGGGGACCTGGCCGAGCTGGGCCGCAGACTGGCCCAGCAGCTGCAGGGCCTGGAGAAGTGGGGCCAGCACCCCGGGGTCGGTGCCAACGCCTCAGGGGCCGGGCACCGGGGGCCCCGCTCCCAGAGTCCCAGGGAGTGGAGTGGAAAGGAGAAGCAgcggggtgggcagggggacCGGAGCGCTGAGCCCCGGAGGCACAAGAAGGAGGGGTCCGGTCGGGAGAGAAAGAACTGGGGGGGTGAGGGCCGGGAGATggcagagggctggggggagggcaaGCCGCAGGGGGCGGAGTGGGGCAGCAGGAAGGACACCAGGCGGCAGGGCCCCGAGGAGCCCCCTAGGAGGAGTGGGAGCCCTCACCCCCCCGAGGGGCAGCAGCACCCTCAGCGGGAGGAGGGCGCTAGCGACGGGCGAGGCCACCCGGCACGGGCACCGGCACCGTGGGCCGAGCTGTTGAGGCGCAAGTACCGGGCCCCACAGGGCTGCTCAGGCGTGCGCGAGTGTGCCCGGCAGGAGGGCCTGGCCTTCGGGGCAGAGCTGGCCCCGGTGCGGCGACAGGAGCTGGCCTCTCTGCTGACCACTTACCTGGCGCGGCTGCCCTGGGCCGGGCAGCTGACCCAGGAGCTGCCGCTCTCGCCCGCTTACTTTGGGGAGGATGGCATCTTCCGCCATGACCGCCTCCGCTTCCGGGACTTTGTGGATGCCTTGGAGGACAGCCTGGAGGAGGTGGCGGTGAGACAGACGGGTGACGATGATGAGGTGGATGACTTTGAGGGCTTCATCTTCAGCCACTTCTTTGGAGACAAAGCACTGAAGAAGAG GTCAGGGAAGAAGGACAGACACTTCCGGAGCCCGAGGAGGGGCTGA
- the PBXIP1 gene encoding pre-B-cell leukemia transcription factor-interacting protein 1 isoform X3: MASCPDSDNSWVLAGSEHPLPQGLPVETLGPESRTDPEPEKAPQAPRSHFEAAADELAGAVNGEETPFQTESPQCGPVLPEKTEAKGVLEGDGCATKPPGLGDMVVQRDLEEAPVVAGPEDTRDTQDLEGHSPPQSLPSSPNAAWPVEEAHRSSSEDDTDADVEAEGLRRRRGREPSTPRPVAALRVEGQARGEGAGGEPGLSPNMCLLGALVLLGLGILLFCGGLSEFDSGPTEEAQPQAFPDTGSDAEDGLGQPLQASAPPDRVPSLQSMALLLDKLAKENQDIRLLQAQLQAQKEELQSLVRQPRELEEENARLRGALRRGEAAQRTLESELQRLRAGCVRGPDGVCVPWSRGSLGSGVSGEREPGPGLPEQQERLEAEAQALRRELERQRRLLGAVRQDLEQSLSGAGRGDLAELGRRLAQQLQGLEKWGQHPGVGANASGAGHRGPRSQSPREWSGKEKQRGGQGDRSAEPRRHKKEGSGRERKNWGGEGREMAEGWGEGKPQGAEWGSRKDTRRQGPEEPPRRSGSPHPPEGQQHPQREEGASDGRGHPARAPAPWAELLRRKYRAPQGCSGVRECARQEGLAFGAELAPVRRQELASLLTTYLARLPWAGQLTQELPLSPAYFGEDGIFRHDRLRFRDFVDALEDSLEEVAVRQTGDDDEVDDFEGFIFSHFFGDKALKKRSGKKDRHFRSPRRG; this comes from the exons ATGGCTTCCTGCCCAGACTCTGACAACAGCTGGGTGCTTGCCGGCTCAGAG caccccctcccccagggcctgcCCGTGGAGACCTTGGGCCCAGAATCCAGGACGGACCCAGAACCCGAGAAAGCTCCCCAGGCCCCTCGGAGCCACTTCGAGGCAGCTGCTGATGAACTAGCTGGGGCCGTGAATGGAGAAG AGACCCCCTTCCAGACTGAAAGTCCCCAGTGCGGTCCCGTTCTGCCAGAGAAGACCGAGGCCAAG GGTGTCCTGGAAGGTGACGGTTGTGCCACGAAGCCCCCCGGCCTGGGAGACATGGTGGTCCAGAGAGACTTGGAGGAGGCCCCTGTGGTGGCAGGCCCAGAAGACACACGAGACACGCAGGACCTGGAGGGTCACAGCCCCCCACAGAGCCTGCCTTCATCTCCCAACGCAG CCTGGCCCGTGGAGGAGGCCCACCGCTCCAGCAGTGAGGACGACACAGACGCAGACGTGGAGGCAGAGGGGCTGCGGAGGCGGCGGGGCCGGGAGCCCAGCACCCCCCGGCCCGTGGCGGCCCTGCGCGTGGAGGGCCAGGCCCGCGGCGAGGGCGCGGGCGGGGAGCCGGGCCTCTCCCCCAACATGTGTCTCCTTGGGGCCCTGGTTCTGCTGGGCCTGGGAATCCTGCTCTTCTGCG GTGGCCTCTCGGAGTTTGACAGCG GGCCCACGGAGGAAGCACAGCCGCAGGCCTTCCCAGACACCGGCTCGGATGCGGAG GATGGACTGGGGCAGCCGCTGCAGGCCTCAGCACCCCCCGACAGGGTGCCCAGCCTGCAGAGCATGGCCCTCCTGCTGGACAAGCTGGCCAAGGAGAACCAGGACATTCGGCTGCTTCAGGCCCAGCTCCAG GCCCAGAAGGAGGAGCTTCAGAGCCTGGTGCGCCAGCCCCGAGAGCTGGAAGAGGAGAACGCGCGGCTGCGGGGGGCCCTGCGGCGGGGCGAGGCCGCCCAGCGCACCCTGGAGTCCGAGCTGCAGCGGCTGCGGGCCGGCTGCGTGCGGGGCCCAGACGGGGTGTGCGTCCCCTGGAGCAGAGGCTCTCTGGGCAGCGGGGTCTCCGGGGAGCGGGAGCCAGGCCCTGGCCTCCCTGAGCAGCAGGAACGGCTGGAGGCGGAGGCCCAGGCATTAAGGCGCGAGTTGGAGAGGCAGCGGCGGCTGCTGGGGGCGGTGCGGCAGGACCTGGAGCAGAGCTTGAGCGGTGCGGGCCGAGGGGACCTGGCCGAGCTGGGCCGCAGACTGGCCCAGCAGCTGCAGGGCCTGGAGAAGTGGGGCCAGCACCCCGGGGTCGGTGCCAACGCCTCAGGGGCCGGGCACCGGGGGCCCCGCTCCCAGAGTCCCAGGGAGTGGAGTGGAAAGGAGAAGCAgcggggtgggcagggggacCGGAGCGCTGAGCCCCGGAGGCACAAGAAGGAGGGGTCCGGTCGGGAGAGAAAGAACTGGGGGGGTGAGGGCCGGGAGATggcagagggctggggggagggcaaGCCGCAGGGGGCGGAGTGGGGCAGCAGGAAGGACACCAGGCGGCAGGGCCCCGAGGAGCCCCCTAGGAGGAGTGGGAGCCCTCACCCCCCCGAGGGGCAGCAGCACCCTCAGCGGGAGGAGGGCGCTAGCGACGGGCGAGGCCACCCGGCACGGGCACCGGCACCGTGGGCCGAGCTGTTGAGGCGCAAGTACCGGGCCCCACAGGGCTGCTCAGGCGTGCGCGAGTGTGCCCGGCAGGAGGGCCTGGCCTTCGGGGCAGAGCTGGCCCCGGTGCGGCGACAGGAGCTGGCCTCTCTGCTGACCACTTACCTGGCGCGGCTGCCCTGGGCCGGGCAGCTGACCCAGGAGCTGCCGCTCTCGCCCGCTTACTTTGGGGAGGATGGCATCTTCCGCCATGACCGCCTCCGCTTCCGGGACTTTGTGGATGCCTTGGAGGACAGCCTGGAGGAGGTGGCGGTGAGACAGACGGGTGACGATGATGAGGTGGATGACTTTGAGGGCTTCATCTTCAGCCACTTCTTTGGAGACAAAGCACTGAAGAAGAG GTCAGGGAAGAAGGACAGACACTTCCGGAGCCCGAGGAGGGGCTGA
- the PBXIP1 gene encoding pre-B-cell leukemia transcription factor-interacting protein 1 isoform X4 — MHSTDKAVAEFGTRGAGVPDCLLFGAQKYLSLLTQMPGLVSMETVAATAPSGTPATMASCPDSDNSWVLAGSEGLPVETLGPESRTDPEPEKAPQAPRSHFEAAADELAGAVNGEETPFQTESPQCGPVLPEKTEAKGVLEGDGCATKPPGLGDMVVQRDLEEAPVVAGPEDTRDTQDLEGHSPPQSLPSSPNAAWPVEEAHRSSSEDDTDADVEAEGLRRRRGREPSTPRPVAALRVEGQARGEGAGGEPGLSPNMCLLGALVLLGLGILLFCGGLSEFDSGPTEEAQPQAFPDTGSDAEDGLGQPLQASAPPDRVPSLQSMALLLDKLAKENQDIRLLQAQLQAQKEELQSLVRQPRELEEENARLRGALRRGEAAQRTLESELQRLRAGCVRGPDGVCVPWSRGSLGSGVSGEREPGPGLPEQQERLEAEAQALRRELERQRRLLGAVRQDLEQSLSGAGRGDLAELGRRLAQQLQGLEKWGQHPGVGANASGAGHRGPRSQSPREWSGKEKQRGGQGDRSAEPRRHKKEGSGRERKNWGGEGREMAEGWGEGKPQGAEWGSRKDTRRQGPEEPPRRSGSPHPPEGQQHPQREEGASDGRGHPARAPAPWAELLRRKYRAPQGCSGVRECARQEGLAFGAELAPVRRQELASLLTTYLARLPWAGQLTQELPLSPAYFGEDGIFRHDRLRFRDFVDALEDSLEEVAVRQTGDDDEVDDFEGFIFSHFFGDKALKKRSGKKDRHFRSPRRG, encoded by the exons ATGCACTCTACGGACAAAGCAGTTGCAGAGTTTGGAACTCGGGGTGCAGGGGTTCCAGACTGTCTCCTGTTTGGGGCTCAGAAGTATTTGTCTTTGTTGACCCAAATGCCGGGGCTGGTTTCCATGGAGACA GTGGCAGCCACAGCCCCCTCGGGGACCCCAGCAACCATGGCTTCCTGCCCAGACTCTGACAACAGCTGGGTGCTTGCCGGCTCAGAG ggcctgcCCGTGGAGACCTTGGGCCCAGAATCCAGGACGGACCCAGAACCCGAGAAAGCTCCCCAGGCCCCTCGGAGCCACTTCGAGGCAGCTGCTGATGAACTAGCTGGGGCCGTGAATGGAGAAG AGACCCCCTTCCAGACTGAAAGTCCCCAGTGCGGTCCCGTTCTGCCAGAGAAGACCGAGGCCAAG GGTGTCCTGGAAGGTGACGGTTGTGCCACGAAGCCCCCCGGCCTGGGAGACATGGTGGTCCAGAGAGACTTGGAGGAGGCCCCTGTGGTGGCAGGCCCAGAAGACACACGAGACACGCAGGACCTGGAGGGTCACAGCCCCCCACAGAGCCTGCCTTCATCTCCCAACGCAG CCTGGCCCGTGGAGGAGGCCCACCGCTCCAGCAGTGAGGACGACACAGACGCAGACGTGGAGGCAGAGGGGCTGCGGAGGCGGCGGGGCCGGGAGCCCAGCACCCCCCGGCCCGTGGCGGCCCTGCGCGTGGAGGGCCAGGCCCGCGGCGAGGGCGCGGGCGGGGAGCCGGGCCTCTCCCCCAACATGTGTCTCCTTGGGGCCCTGGTTCTGCTGGGCCTGGGAATCCTGCTCTTCTGCG GTGGCCTCTCGGAGTTTGACAGCG GGCCCACGGAGGAAGCACAGCCGCAGGCCTTCCCAGACACCGGCTCGGATGCGGAG GATGGACTGGGGCAGCCGCTGCAGGCCTCAGCACCCCCCGACAGGGTGCCCAGCCTGCAGAGCATGGCCCTCCTGCTGGACAAGCTGGCCAAGGAGAACCAGGACATTCGGCTGCTTCAGGCCCAGCTCCAG GCCCAGAAGGAGGAGCTTCAGAGCCTGGTGCGCCAGCCCCGAGAGCTGGAAGAGGAGAACGCGCGGCTGCGGGGGGCCCTGCGGCGGGGCGAGGCCGCCCAGCGCACCCTGGAGTCCGAGCTGCAGCGGCTGCGGGCCGGCTGCGTGCGGGGCCCAGACGGGGTGTGCGTCCCCTGGAGCAGAGGCTCTCTGGGCAGCGGGGTCTCCGGGGAGCGGGAGCCAGGCCCTGGCCTCCCTGAGCAGCAGGAACGGCTGGAGGCGGAGGCCCAGGCATTAAGGCGCGAGTTGGAGAGGCAGCGGCGGCTGCTGGGGGCGGTGCGGCAGGACCTGGAGCAGAGCTTGAGCGGTGCGGGCCGAGGGGACCTGGCCGAGCTGGGCCGCAGACTGGCCCAGCAGCTGCAGGGCCTGGAGAAGTGGGGCCAGCACCCCGGGGTCGGTGCCAACGCCTCAGGGGCCGGGCACCGGGGGCCCCGCTCCCAGAGTCCCAGGGAGTGGAGTGGAAAGGAGAAGCAgcggggtgggcagggggacCGGAGCGCTGAGCCCCGGAGGCACAAGAAGGAGGGGTCCGGTCGGGAGAGAAAGAACTGGGGGGGTGAGGGCCGGGAGATggcagagggctggggggagggcaaGCCGCAGGGGGCGGAGTGGGGCAGCAGGAAGGACACCAGGCGGCAGGGCCCCGAGGAGCCCCCTAGGAGGAGTGGGAGCCCTCACCCCCCCGAGGGGCAGCAGCACCCTCAGCGGGAGGAGGGCGCTAGCGACGGGCGAGGCCACCCGGCACGGGCACCGGCACCGTGGGCCGAGCTGTTGAGGCGCAAGTACCGGGCCCCACAGGGCTGCTCAGGCGTGCGCGAGTGTGCCCGGCAGGAGGGCCTGGCCTTCGGGGCAGAGCTGGCCCCGGTGCGGCGACAGGAGCTGGCCTCTCTGCTGACCACTTACCTGGCGCGGCTGCCCTGGGCCGGGCAGCTGACCCAGGAGCTGCCGCTCTCGCCCGCTTACTTTGGGGAGGATGGCATCTTCCGCCATGACCGCCTCCGCTTCCGGGACTTTGTGGATGCCTTGGAGGACAGCCTGGAGGAGGTGGCGGTGAGACAGACGGGTGACGATGATGAGGTGGATGACTTTGAGGGCTTCATCTTCAGCCACTTCTTTGGAGACAAAGCACTGAAGAAGAG GTCAGGGAAGAAGGACAGACACTTCCGGAGCCCGAGGAGGGGCTGA
- the PBXIP1 gene encoding pre-B-cell leukemia transcription factor-interacting protein 1 isoform X2: MHSTDKAVAEFGTRGAGVPDCLLFGAQKYLSLLTQMPGLVSMETVAATAPSGTPATMASCPDSDNSWVLAGSEGLPVETLGPESRTDPEPEKAPQAPRSHFEAAADELAGAVNGEETPFQTESPQCGPVLPEKTEAKGVLEGDGCATKPPGLGDMVVQRDLEEAPVVAGPEDTRDTQDLEGHSPPQSLPSSPNAGRASEDRPGGLGQGPSLCLSLRSPHCLLPTGSPAWPVEEAHRSSSEDDTDADVEAEGLRRRRGREPSTPRPVAALRVEGQARGEGAGGEPGLSPNMCLLGALVLLGLGILLFCGGLSEFDSGPTEEAQPQAFPDTGSDAEDGLGQPLQASAPPDRVPSLQSMALLLDKLAKENQDIRLLQAQLQAQKEELQSLVRQPRELEEENARLRGALRRGEAAQRTLESELQRLRAGCVRGPDGVCVPWSRGSLGSGVSGEREPGPGLPEQQERLEAEAQALRRELERQRRLLGAVRQDLEQSLSGAGRGDLAELGRRLAQQLQGLEKWGQHPGVGANASGAGHRGPRSQSPREWSGKEKQRGGQGDRSAEPRRHKKEGSGRERKNWGGEGREMAEGWGEGKPQGAEWGSRKDTRRQGPEEPPRRSGSPHPPEGQQHPQREEGASDGRGHPARAPAPWAELLRRKYRAPQGCSGVRECARQEGLAFGAELAPVRRQELASLLTTYLARLPWAGQLTQELPLSPAYFGEDGIFRHDRLRFRDFVDALEDSLEEVAVRQTGDDDEVDDFEGFIFSHFFGDKALKKRSGKKDRHFRSPRRG, encoded by the exons ATGCACTCTACGGACAAAGCAGTTGCAGAGTTTGGAACTCGGGGTGCAGGGGTTCCAGACTGTCTCCTGTTTGGGGCTCAGAAGTATTTGTCTTTGTTGACCCAAATGCCGGGGCTGGTTTCCATGGAGACA GTGGCAGCCACAGCCCCCTCGGGGACCCCAGCAACCATGGCTTCCTGCCCAGACTCTGACAACAGCTGGGTGCTTGCCGGCTCAGAG ggcctgcCCGTGGAGACCTTGGGCCCAGAATCCAGGACGGACCCAGAACCCGAGAAAGCTCCCCAGGCCCCTCGGAGCCACTTCGAGGCAGCTGCTGATGAACTAGCTGGGGCCGTGAATGGAGAAG AGACCCCCTTCCAGACTGAAAGTCCCCAGTGCGGTCCCGTTCTGCCAGAGAAGACCGAGGCCAAG GGTGTCCTGGAAGGTGACGGTTGTGCCACGAAGCCCCCCGGCCTGGGAGACATGGTGGTCCAGAGAGACTTGGAGGAGGCCCCTGTGGTGGCAGGCCCAGAAGACACACGAGACACGCAGGACCTGGAGGGTCACAGCCCCCCACAGAGCCTGCCTTCATCTCCCAACGCAG GCCGGGCATCTGAAGACCGCCCAGGTGGACTGGGGCAGGGTCCctcactatgtctctctctgcgGTCGCCTCACTGCCTCCTGCCCACTGGTTCTCCAGCCTGGCCCGTGGAGGAGGCCCACCGCTCCAGCAGTGAGGACGACACAGACGCAGACGTGGAGGCAGAGGGGCTGCGGAGGCGGCGGGGCCGGGAGCCCAGCACCCCCCGGCCCGTGGCGGCCCTGCGCGTGGAGGGCCAGGCCCGCGGCGAGGGCGCGGGCGGGGAGCCGGGCCTCTCCCCCAACATGTGTCTCCTTGGGGCCCTGGTTCTGCTGGGCCTGGGAATCCTGCTCTTCTGCG GTGGCCTCTCGGAGTTTGACAGCG GGCCCACGGAGGAAGCACAGCCGCAGGCCTTCCCAGACACCGGCTCGGATGCGGAG GATGGACTGGGGCAGCCGCTGCAGGCCTCAGCACCCCCCGACAGGGTGCCCAGCCTGCAGAGCATGGCCCTCCTGCTGGACAAGCTGGCCAAGGAGAACCAGGACATTCGGCTGCTTCAGGCCCAGCTCCAG GCCCAGAAGGAGGAGCTTCAGAGCCTGGTGCGCCAGCCCCGAGAGCTGGAAGAGGAGAACGCGCGGCTGCGGGGGGCCCTGCGGCGGGGCGAGGCCGCCCAGCGCACCCTGGAGTCCGAGCTGCAGCGGCTGCGGGCCGGCTGCGTGCGGGGCCCAGACGGGGTGTGCGTCCCCTGGAGCAGAGGCTCTCTGGGCAGCGGGGTCTCCGGGGAGCGGGAGCCAGGCCCTGGCCTCCCTGAGCAGCAGGAACGGCTGGAGGCGGAGGCCCAGGCATTAAGGCGCGAGTTGGAGAGGCAGCGGCGGCTGCTGGGGGCGGTGCGGCAGGACCTGGAGCAGAGCTTGAGCGGTGCGGGCCGAGGGGACCTGGCCGAGCTGGGCCGCAGACTGGCCCAGCAGCTGCAGGGCCTGGAGAAGTGGGGCCAGCACCCCGGGGTCGGTGCCAACGCCTCAGGGGCCGGGCACCGGGGGCCCCGCTCCCAGAGTCCCAGGGAGTGGAGTGGAAAGGAGAAGCAgcggggtgggcagggggacCGGAGCGCTGAGCCCCGGAGGCACAAGAAGGAGGGGTCCGGTCGGGAGAGAAAGAACTGGGGGGGTGAGGGCCGGGAGATggcagagggctggggggagggcaaGCCGCAGGGGGCGGAGTGGGGCAGCAGGAAGGACACCAGGCGGCAGGGCCCCGAGGAGCCCCCTAGGAGGAGTGGGAGCCCTCACCCCCCCGAGGGGCAGCAGCACCCTCAGCGGGAGGAGGGCGCTAGCGACGGGCGAGGCCACCCGGCACGGGCACCGGCACCGTGGGCCGAGCTGTTGAGGCGCAAGTACCGGGCCCCACAGGGCTGCTCAGGCGTGCGCGAGTGTGCCCGGCAGGAGGGCCTGGCCTTCGGGGCAGAGCTGGCCCCGGTGCGGCGACAGGAGCTGGCCTCTCTGCTGACCACTTACCTGGCGCGGCTGCCCTGGGCCGGGCAGCTGACCCAGGAGCTGCCGCTCTCGCCCGCTTACTTTGGGGAGGATGGCATCTTCCGCCATGACCGCCTCCGCTTCCGGGACTTTGTGGATGCCTTGGAGGACAGCCTGGAGGAGGTGGCGGTGAGACAGACGGGTGACGATGATGAGGTGGATGACTTTGAGGGCTTCATCTTCAGCCACTTCTTTGGAGACAAAGCACTGAAGAAGAG GTCAGGGAAGAAGGACAGACACTTCCGGAGCCCGAGGAGGGGCTGA